DNA from Apium graveolens cultivar Ventura unplaced genomic scaffold, ASM990537v1 ctg646, whole genome shotgun sequence:
tctatgttgatgatattatttacATGGGTTCATCTTCGAGACTTATTGATGAATTTAAAGATAGCATGAAGAGTGAGTTTGAAATGACTGGTCTTGGGCTATTGCACTATTTTTTGGGTCTTGATGTAAAACAAGCTAAGGATGGTATTTTTGTATCTCAGAGGAAGTATGCTACTGACCTTCTTAAACGTTTCAATATGCTGAATTGTAAAACTGTAGGCACTCCTATGAACACaaatgataaattatttattgatGATGATACAGAATCAGTCAATGAGAGCTACTTTAGGAGTCTGGTGGGGGGATTAATGTATTTAACTAATACCAGACTAGACATTGTGTTTTCAGTTAGTTTCGTTTCAAGGTTCATGCATAAGCCTACTAAACATCATCTTGGAGCCGGAAAAAGGATTCTCAGGTATGTAGCTGGGACAACAGGCATGGGATTATGGTATAAATGTGACACAAAACCTGATTTGGTAGGGTATACAGATAGCGATTGGGCAGGATGTTTGGATGACAGGAAAAGTACATCTGGGTATACTTTCAGTCTTGGATCATCAACCATATGTTGGAGTTCAAAGAAGCAGGCCACTGGTGCTTTATCTTCCTCTGAAGCTGAGTATGTAGCTGCAACAGCAGCATCATGTCAGGCAATTTAGTTAAGGCGAATCCTTGCAGATGTGAAGCTTGAGCTAAGGAATGCAACAAAATTGTTCTGTGACAATATGGCTACAATTGCAATGACAAAAAACCGAGCATACCATGGCAGGACTAAACATATTGATATGCGGGTGCATTTTATTCATGAATTGGTTGCAAGTGAACAAATTGGTTTACAGTACTGTAATACCAATGAACAGGTAGCTGACATTTTAACGAAAGCACTTTCACAGGATAAACATTACTACTTTCGTTCACGTCTTGGTGTTTGTGATTTTGAATCAAGGGGGAGTGTTGGAACTTGATTCAAAGTTGTGTGTTTAATTATCAGCTGGAAGAACTAGTACCTctgttatttgtatttgaatgTTCAGCAATTAGAATGTTTAGCAGTTAGGCTCAGTTATAAAGTCAGTTTATAAATTCAGTTATGTAGTCCAAGTGGGCAGTTTATTGATGTTGTGGATAGGCAGTTTCAGGTAGTTTCTTTCTAGGTGTCAGTTAATATTTGTAGCATGTATAGTCATCCATGTTTCTAGTGTGAAGCAGTTTTAATATAATGCAGAATTTTCTTTCAGGAATTGCAGTGTAAATTTTTAAGAAATTAGCAGGTGTTCCATCACAGTAGTCGTGTTTAACTGTGAGGATAATGAGCCAACCGTTTGGCCGTCAAAAGAAGAAGTAAAAGCTACACTAAACAAATTTCTCGATAGACCAGAAGTCGAAAGAATATCACGTTCACACAATACCAAGAGCCTCTTAACCCAAAAATGTAAGAGATTGAAGAACAAAGCTGAACGACTTAAAGAGAGGAATAACAGAAGAATCTTATAAGCTCAGATAACATCAATCTATGATGGGAAAATAAGGATTGAGGATCTTGATGCAGAACAGCGGAAAAAGTTGAGTGATTTTGCTGATAATAGGAAAGAGGAACTTCAGAAGCATGTTAAGAGGCTTAAACGGAAGGAGCAACAAGGACCTAATCGGGCCCAGGCTGGTTCTTCATTCCTTCAGATGCCACGAGAAGCAGCAAGTGGCCGAAATGGGGATGGTCTGGCTGTTGGTAGAGAGTCCGTACCGGCCCGTTTCCAACTGACGAATGACAGAGGTATGACACAATTAGCCCCTTCTCATTCTTTAAGTCTGCAAACACCTCATCAGCATGGTATGCCCCGTTATAAAGTAGCAGCAAACAATCTCCATATGAGTGGAAGAGGGGAAAGTGGCATAAACATTAATGCTCTTGTCGTTGGTAGAAATTTTCCATCACCTGCGGAAGGCCATCGACGAGAGATGAATCTTGGAGGTACGATACAAGCAGCTCTGATTCCCCTGGCGCTGAAAACACCTAATCCGCTTGTCATGGTGCCTAATAATTTAACAGGAGACAGATTCAATTGGAGTGGAGTTTATGGACATACAAATATTGGTGGTGTGATGCAACACACTCTGCCTTCTTCTTCATCTATGCAACCAACTGCTCCGTTttcaaacccaattcaagctCCATATCCAGATCAGGCACCTCCTATGGTCCCACAGTGGT
Protein-coding regions in this window:
- the LOC141703299 gene encoding uncharacterized protein LOC141703299, giving the protein MPREAASGRNGDGLAVGRESVPARFQLTNDRGMTQLAPSHSLSLQTPHQHGMPRYKVAANNLHMSGRGESGININALVVGRNFPSPAEGHRREMNLGGTIQAALIPLALKTPNPLVMVPNNLTGDRFNWSGVYGHTNIGGVMQHTLPSSSSMQPTAPFSNPIQAPYPDQAPPMVPQWSSVHQPASGGNINDLAYSGIISSPAATTQGQLTNYQVGNGLDMTGRFYGQTKIVRIMQYTWPSP